A window from Cryptomeria japonica chromosome 1, Sugi_1.0, whole genome shotgun sequence encodes these proteins:
- the LOC131026766 gene encoding uncharacterized protein LOC131026766: MMGHGGDSGMKASFEHARDCMETLGNDNPSCNVLENMSKLQSQSQSESLSPEESMMGDTDCEVVRENSVVVSKSRSFGPAASELGFEAGNSVAVSNSINKNSSSSQCHACRFCHRVFSSGRALGGHVRVHGTSRSNGESSSSGIVSRGGRLSTDTWMKKSKVPTSRSNGNSNWVGTGSIEEEGEEAEEEEEEYRVLKNMNMDVEQEELSDHKMVSLYTLRRNPKRSRRLTDEEFSIDLSTKNNRACVECGKEFSSSKALFGHMRCHPEREWRGIQPPDDNTYATDDDNEDNINGHGIDFAAAAALSGVSPLCWQSSQNLEDLEAKEEEEAGSDDESDGESMKSREEAYEPASCSLTWSVTAKRGRRRPVRLIQTQQEEVAGEEGKADVDNNNTEELEGDNDTARFLVMLASSANNTNTTNKANRPVERQLTEESVYHSKTRKCEYQESSEDLDAGQEDLGRKKMRKRTDKISRPVGLGAGLTETAGKYKCNTCKKLFNSHQALGGHRASHRKVKGCFAITYVNEEVEEVTEEEITEDGSSQLMMEYHPADVIDMCSSHVREEDKRANLSNLAQQQNMELAIPIKKAKGHECSICHKVFPSGQALGGHKRCHWTGERVPETADSVISTEKQPKLLRGQERDKKEPLFDLNEPAPVDEEDFEAAYGMMEVVPAFAKSVNHRMKMLEAVTNAGFRYVECNICGYKFASMDELRTHQITHALMPAS; the protein is encoded by the coding sequence ATGATGGGTCATGGTGGGGACTCTGGCATGAAGGCCAGTTTTGAGCATGCAAGAGATTGCATGGAGACTCTGGGCAATGATAATCCCAGCTGCAATGTTTTGGAGAACATGAGTAAGcttcaatctcaatctcaatctgaATCTCTATCCCCTGAGGAGTCGATGATGGGGGACACTGATTGTGAGGTGGTTAGAGAGAATTCGGTGGTAGTTTCCAAGTCCAGAAGCTTTGGTCCTGCTGCTTCGGAGCTTGGTTTTGAGGCAGGGAATTCTGTGGCAGTTTCTAATTCCATCAACAAGAATAGCAGCAGTAGCCAGTGCCATGCCTGTAGATTCTGCCATCGAGTCTTTAGCTCAGGGAGGGCTCTGGGCGGCCATGTGAGAGTGCATGGGACTAGTAGGTCTAATGGGGAATCATCTAGCAGTGGAATTGTTTCTAGGGGTGGCCGTTTATCAACAGATACCTGGATGAAGAAATCCAAGGTACCCACAAGTAGATCCAATGGGAATTCCAACTGGGTCGGAACTGGTAGTAttgaagaggaaggagaagaagcagaggaggaggaagaggagtaCAGAGTGTTGAAAAATATGAATATGGATGTTGAACAGGAGGAATTGAGTGATCACAAGATGGTGTCTCTGTACACACTGAGAAGGAATCCCAAGCGGAGTAGGAGGCTGACAGACGAGGAGTTCAGTATAGATTTGAGTACCAAGAACAACAGAGCCTGTGTTGAGTGTGGGAAGGAGTTTTCCTCATCCAAAGCACTGTTTGGTCATATGAGGTGCCATCCTGAAAGGGAATGGAGGGGAATTCAGCCTCCGGATGATAACACCTACGCTACtgatgatgataatgaggacaatATCAATGGTCATGGTATTGATTTTGCTGCTGCTGCTGCTTTAAGTGGTGTTTCCCCATTGTGCTGGCAGAGCTCCCAGAATTTAGAAGATCTGGaagccaaagaagaagaagaggcagGTTCAGATGATGAGAGTGATGGAGAGAGCATGAAGTCAAGAGAGGAAGCTTATGAACCTGCCTCCTGCAGTCTCACCTGGTCTGTCACTGCAAAAAGAGGTAGGAGAAGACCAGTTAGGCTTATTCAAACTCAACAGGAGGAGGTTGCTGGTGAAGAAGGAAAAGCGGATGTGGATAATAATAATACCGAGGAGCTTGAGGGTGATAATGACACTGCCCGTTTCCTTGTGATGCTTGCTTCTAGTGCTAATAATACCAATACTACTAATAAGGCTAATAGACCAGTGGAGAGACAGTTGACAGAGGAATCGGTATATCATTCAAAGACAAGGAAGTGTGAATATCAGGAAAGTAGTGAGGATCTGGATGCAGGACAAGAGGATCTGGGCCggaagaagatgaggaagaggactGATAAAATCAGTAGACCTGTTGGACTGGGTGCTGGCCTGACTGAAACAGCCGGCAAATATAAATGTAACACATGCAAGAAACTCTTCAATTCTCATCAGGCTTTGGGAGGTCACAGAGCAAGTCACAGGAAAGTCAAGGGTTGTTTTGCAATAACCTATGTCAATGAGGAAGTGGAGGAGGTGACAGAGGAAGAAATTACAGAAGATGGTAGCAGTCAACTGATGATGGAGTATCACCCAGCTGATGTGATTGATATGTGTTCTTCACATGTAAGAGAAGAGGATAAAAGAGCTAATCTCAGTAACTTGGCTCAACAACAGAACATGGAGCTCGCAATTCCAATCAAGAAGGCCAAGGGCCATGAGTGTTCTATCTGCCACAAGGTGTTCCCATCAGGTCAAGCTCTTGGTGGGCACAAGAGATGCCATTGGACTGGTGAAAGAGTTCCAGAGACAGCAGACAGTGTAATTTCAACAGAGAAACAACCAAAGCTATTGCGAGGCCAAGAGAGGGATAAGAAAGAGCCGCTTTTTGATCTCAACGAACCAGCACCAGTGGATGAAGAGGATTTTGAAGCTGCTTATGGCATGATGGAAGTGGTTCCTGCTTTTGCTAAGAGTGTTAATCACAGAATGAAGATGCTTGAAGCTGTGACAAATGCTGGCTTTAGGTATGTAGAGTGTAACATATGTGGCTACAAGTTCGCATCAATGGATGAATTGAGGACTCACCAGATTACCCATGCCTTGATGCCGGCATCTTGA